One part of the Vidua chalybeata isolate OUT-0048 chromosome 11, bVidCha1 merged haplotype, whole genome shotgun sequence genome encodes these proteins:
- the SLC7A9 gene encoding B(0,+)-type amino acid transporter 1 — MGEESLKKRKGEDKGREDRQSLQSHEPQTMNLQKQVGLISGICMIVGTIIGSGIFVSPKSVLANVEAVGPCLIIWAACGILATLGALCFAELGTMITKSGGEYPYLMEAFGPIPAFLFSWTSLLVTKPSSFAIICLSFAEYASAPFYPGCDPPQAVIKCLAAAAIVVITIVNSLSVKLGSYLQNFLTAAKMIIVAVIIVSGIVLLAQGKTDNFKDSFKGSKISVSSISLAFYNGLWAYDGWNQLNYITEELKNPYRNLPLSIIIGIPLVTVCYVLINVSYFTVMTSTELLQSQAVAVTFGDRVLYPASWIVPLFVVFSTLGSANGTCFTAGRLVYVAGREGHVLKILSYISVKHLTPAPAIIFYGAITIIYIIPGDIDSLINYFSFAVWIFYGLTVLALIVMRFTRKELKRPIRIPIIIPVIVTLVSILLVLAPIISAPELAYLYCTLFILSGLIVYALFVHLKFSWAQKISKPITMHLQMLLEVVPEEEVTE; from the exons ATGGGTGAAGAAAgcttgaagaaaagaaaaggagaggacAAAGGAAGAGAGGACAGACAATCCCTTCAGAGTCATGAGCCCCAAACGATGAACCTACAAAAGCAG gtgGGCCTCATTAGTGGAATCTGTATGATTGTTGGTACAATTATTGGCTCAGGTATCTTTGTTTCTCCAAAATCAGTGCTTGCCAATGTTGAAGCTGTGGGTCCTTGTTTAATCATCTGGGCAGCCTGTGGAATTCTGGCAACATTAG GTGCACTTTGTTTTGCTGAGCTTGGTACAATGATCACAAAGTCTGGGGGAGAATACCCCTACCTCATGGAGGCATTTGGCCCAATTCCAGcgtttttgttttcttggacAAGCTTACTGGTTACAAAACCCAGCTCCTTTGCAATCATCTGTCTCAGCTTTGCGGAATATGCCTCAGCTCCTTTTTACCCAGGCTGTGATCCACCCCAAGCTGTCATCaagtgcctggcagcagctgccattg tGGTAATTACAATTGTGAATTCACTGAGTGTGAAGCTGGGAAGTTACCTCCAGAATTTTCTCACAGCTGCTAAAATGATCATTGTCGCAGTCATTATTGTAAGTGGAATTGTTCTCCTTGCACaag GAAAAACTGATAACTTCAAGGATTCTTTCAAGGGCAGTAAAATTTCTGTTAGCTCTATAAGTTTGGCATTTTATAATGGACTCTGGGCATATGATGGATG GAATCAACTCAATTACATCACAGAAGAACTTAAAAATCCTTACAG AAATCTACCACTGTCTATAATTATTGGAATCCCCTTGGTCACGGTTTGTTACGTTCTGATAAACGTTTCCTATTTCACCGTGATGACTTCAACAGAGCTCCTGCAGTCCCAGGCAGTTGCTGTG ACATTTGGAGATAGAGTCCTCTATCCAGCCTCTTGGATAGTTCCTCTCTTTGTGGTATTTTCGACCCTTGGATCTGCCAATGGCACCTGTTTTACTGCAGGCAG aCTTGTTTATGTTGCAGGTCGTGAAGGGCACGTGCTAAAGATACTGTCTTACATTAGTGTTAAGCACTTAACACCAGCCCCTGCTATCATATTTTAT gGGGCCATCactattatttatattattccTGGTGACATTGATTCACTCATAAATTACTTTAGTTTTGCAGTCTGGATATTTTATGGTTTAACTGTACTTGCACTAATTGTTATGAGGTTTACAAGGAAGGAACTCAAGAGACCTATCAGG ATACCCATCATCATTCCTGTCATAGTGACACTGGTGTCAATTTTACTGGTATTGGCACCAATCATCAGTGCACCTGAACTGGCCTATTTGTACTGTACTTTATTTATACTTAGTGGACTTATAGTTTATGCactttttgttcatttaaaattcagctgGGCACAAAAAATATCAA AGCCCATCACTATGCACCTCCAGATGCTTTTGGAAGTTGTTCCAGAAGAGGAAGTTACTGAATGA